The Ahaetulla prasina isolate Xishuangbanna chromosome 11, ASM2864084v1, whole genome shotgun sequence genome contains a region encoding:
- the PIN4 gene encoding peptidyl-prolyl cis-trans isomerase NIMA-interacting 4 isoform X1: protein MPPKGKGGGKAAKGGASSGSDTADKKAQGPKGGGNSVKVRHILCEKHSRALEALEKVKAGVRFSEVAAQYSEDKARQGGDLGWMSRGSMVGPFQEAAFALPVSSMDKPVYTDPPVKTKFGYHIIMVEGRK from the exons ATGCCTCCGAAAGGGAAAGGCGGCGGCAAAGCGGCAAAAG GAGGAGCATCTTCTGGCAGTGACACAGCCGACAAGAAAGCTCAGGGGCCAAAAGGAGGAGGCAATTCTGTGAAA gtgAGGCATATTCTGTGCGAAAAACACAGCAGAGCTCTGGAAGCCTTGGAGAAAGTCAAAGCTGGAGTGCGTTTCAGTGAGGTCGCTGCGCAGTATAGTGAAGACAAAGCCAGACAAGGG GGAGATCTGGGCTGGATGAGCAGAGGCTCCATGGTGGGGCCTTTCCAGGAGGCAGCGTTTGCTTTGCCCGTCAGCAGCATGGACAAACCAGTGTACACAGATCCCCCTGTAAAAACCAAGTTTGGATATCACATAATCATGGTGGAAGGGCGGAAATAA
- the PIN4 gene encoding peptidyl-prolyl cis-trans isomerase NIMA-interacting 4 isoform X2 — protein sequence MHPKHSVQPCLSDSANGGADQVRHILCEKHSRALEALEKVKAGVRFSEVAAQYSEDKARQGGDLGWMSRGSMVGPFQEAAFALPVSSMDKPVYTDPPVKTKFGYHIIMVEGRK from the exons ATGCACCCAAAACATTCAGTCCAGCCCTGCCTATCCGATTCAGCAAATGGAGGTGCAGATCAG gtgAGGCATATTCTGTGCGAAAAACACAGCAGAGCTCTGGAAGCCTTGGAGAAAGTCAAAGCTGGAGTGCGTTTCAGTGAGGTCGCTGCGCAGTATAGTGAAGACAAAGCCAGACAAGGG GGAGATCTGGGCTGGATGAGCAGAGGCTCCATGGTGGGGCCTTTCCAGGAGGCAGCGTTTGCTTTGCCCGTCAGCAGCATGGACAAACCAGTGTACACAGATCCCCCTGTAAAAACCAAGTTTGGATATCACATAATCATGGTGGAAGGGCGGAAATAA